A region from the Triticum aestivum cultivar Chinese Spring chromosome 3D, IWGSC CS RefSeq v2.1, whole genome shotgun sequence genome encodes:
- the LOC123077592 gene encoding ankyrin repeat and SOCS box protein 3, whose amino-acid sequence MAAAPFVYCAPSDGGRTDENALLMAALHGNLGRLKDIVNSLTRGNGGPSAIFSFNKDGVDVLHGAACGGHLEVCKYLVEELGGDVNAPGIGSVALGATPFMMSAQSGDVPTVKYFLDHGGDLMKADDKGRTILHHAVSAGCCKVTEFLLSKGVPVDIDCGRGPPLFMAATNEQDKTLKILLDHHANPNIIISGATTPLLSALIYRSLKCMKLLIKAGADVNCKASTMTLLVFATMQGGYTNFIKFLLKAGADPNIPDDLGRLPIELAALRDCKEEVEMLLPLTTPIPTVPNWSIEGVISHVKNEDKKPMEQRHRERRQRLLKSQADTAFKLKEYKMASECYGLAIDHGESATLYANRSVCKLLLGDGEGSLSDALRCRMLRPDWAKACYRQAAAHMLLKVPSSLPVEDLDS is encoded by the exons atggcggcggctccgttcgtcTACTGCGCCCCCTCCGACGGCGGCCGCACCG ATGAGAACGCTCTCCTGATGGCGGCGCTCCACGGCAACCTCGGCCGCCTCAAAG ATATTGTAAACAGTCTTACTCGGGGGAATGGTGGCCCATCGGCGATTTTTTCTTTCAACAAAGATGGAGTTGATGTGTTGCATGGTGCGGCATGTGGAGGCCATCTGGAGGTTTGCAAGTATTTGGTGGAGGAGCTTGGGGGAGATGTGAATGCTCCTGGAATTGGAAGCGTAGCTCTAG GTGCAACTCCGTTTATGATGTCAGCTCAGTCTGGTGATGTTCCCACTGTCAAGTATTTCCTTGATCATGGTGGTGATCTAATGAAAGCAGATGACAAGGGACGCACAATTCTCCACCATGCTGTCTCGGCAG GATGCTGCAAGGTAACAGAGTTCCTCCTTTCAAAAGGGGTGCCAGTCGACATAGACTGTGGCCGTGGACCACCACTCTTCATGGCTGCTACAAATGAGCAGGATAAGACGCTGAAGATTTTATTGGACCACCATGCAAAT CCTAACATCATTATCAGCGGTGCTACTACTCCCCTGCTGAGTGCTCTTATTTACCGTTCATTGAAGTGCATGAAGCTACTCATTAAG GCTGGTGCCGATGTTAATTGCAAGGCTTCCACTATGACACTTTTGGTGTTTGCTACAATGCAAGGAGGTTATACCAACTTCATTAAGTTTCTGTTGAAGGCTGGAGCTGATCCTAATATTCCCGATGAT TTGGGTAGGTTACCAATAGAGCTTGCTGCATTACGAGATTGCAAGGAAGAGGTTGAAATGTTGCTTCCTTTGACTACGCCAATTCCAACTGTCCCAAACTGGAGTATTGAGGGGGTAATTTCCCATGTGAAAAATGAAGATAAAAAACCAATG GAGCAACGGCACCGTGAAAGAAGACAACGTTTGCTCAAGTCACAGGCTGATACAGCATTCAAGCTGAAGGAGTATAAGATGGCATCAGAGTGTTATGGTCTG GCAATAGATCATGGAGAGAGTGCAACACTGTATGCAAACAGAAGTGTTTGTAAACTGCTCTTGGGCGATGGTGAAGGGTCTTTGTCAGATGCTCTCAGGTGCAGAATGCTCCGGCCTGATTGGGCAAAAGCTTGCTACCGTCAAGCTGCAGCTCATATGCTACTCAAGGTGCCCTCTAGCTTGCCAGTGGAGGACCTTGATTCTTGA